GATCAGCTTCGCCCCCGCCTCCACCGCCAGGTCCAGGCTGGCCGTGCCCCGCAGCCCGCCATCCACCAGTTCGTTCGCGCCCAGGCGCACAGGACGATAGAGCAAAGGCACGGCGCTAGAAGCGGCGATGGCGGCGCTGAGAGGCGTGTCGCGCCACGGTTCGCGGCCAAACACCACCCGGTCGCCTGTATCCAGATCGGTGGCGATGATGTACAGATCGGAGCAGACGGTGTCGAAATCGTCGCTCAGCCCACGCTCGGCCAGATTCTGGCGCACGAAATCCACCAGCGAAGCATTATCGTACAGCCCCGAAGGCAGGACCTCAAGCAGCGACCAAAGTACGTCGAAGACGTTCATATCGCTGCGATTTCGCAAGTAGTGCGAGATCGCGCCTTTGATCGTTCTTGGCAGGCGCAGGCTTCTGCGCTTGAATTCACTGGTATTGAATGAAAAGAGATGATCCGGGCGAATCTTGTTCAGTTCAGGATGGCTCCCATCCAACATCTCCATCATCTCGCCCGGCGTCAGCCCCTTTGCCAACATGGCGCCGATCAGCGCCCCGGCGCTCGTCCCCACGATGATGTCGAAATCCTGCGCCGTGCGGTTGACCAGTAACTCATCGATGGCCCGCAGGGCGCCGATCTCATAGACCGCACCCGTCAGGCCGCCGCCCGCCAAAACCAGCGCCGTCTTCGATCGCTCGGCCGAAGGTTGTGCGGGGTCGGATGTAGGAATCTGATTCATGGCTGAGGGAGGGGCGTCGAGAGAATGTCGTGCGGATTCAGGAACCGGCCCGATTTTCGTCGTCTTGAAGGCTGTGTTCGGACCTCGGAGACGGCTGCACCTGGTCGAGCAGCGTGTCCACCCGTCTCATCAGCTCGTCCACCTGCTCTTGCAGACCCCGCACATCCCGGCTCGAGGGCACATTCAGACGATGAAGCGCAGCCTCCACCCGTCGGTCTGGCATCATCTCGCGAGCTGCCGATGAGGCATTGGTGAAGATCTCCTGGCGCAGTCGCTCGGCCTCTTCCTGCGCCAGCTCGCCCCTGGCCACCAAAGCGTCGAGACGATGGTCGATTTCCTCCTCCAGCATCCGCAGCGCGCCCAATGAACTGTTGAGCGAGCGTCGCAGATACTCCAACGTCCCCCCGCCTGTGCGCACCAACGTCATCAACACCGTCTGCGGCAGAAAACCCGAGCGTTTCTTCTCCCGTTCGAAGATGATCTGCGACAGGGTGACGCTGGTCAGGTCTTCGCCGGTGTCGTGATCCAGCACCTGCACATCCTCGCCCTCCTGAATGAACAAGGCGATGTCGTCGAGCGTGACATAGTGCTTGCGTTCGAGGTCGTAGAGCTTGCGGTTGGGATAGCGTTTGATCGTTTTCATGCCAAGCCAGGGACAAGGACGAATTACCGGGAGCATCGATACGAAGAAAAGAACAGTGGTCATTATAGGTTTTCATGCCGCGCTGTGTCAAAGTTGATCGGAGTTGGGGAATCCCCTTTCCGGCCAAGTATCCTTTGCCGGGCCGCCCCGTCATCAAAATCATCGCCGCAAGCAGACCGCCCCGCCGCGGGACCTCAGGCGGCGCCCAGCTCATCGTCTGCACCCACACCCTCCCAGGATGGCATCCCCCACCGTCGTCGTCACTACGACTATGTCCTCGCCTAACGCCAACGGCATCTCCCGACGTGAATCGAACAAACACGCCAAGCGGCAGCGCCTGCTGACCGAATCGCTGCGTCTCTTCCGCGAGAAGGGCTTCGAGCAAACGACGGTGGCCGAGATCACCGTCGCGGCCGGGGTGGCTAAGGGCACCTTCTTCAACTACTTTCCGACCAAAGAGGATGTCTTGCTGGCGCTGGGCGAGCAGACGCTGGGGAAACTGCAAGTGGTCGAGGCGAGCCAGATGTTTCGCTCCGACACCGTGCAGGACAAGGTGAAGGCGCTGTTCCAGGCCCTGGCAGCCGGGCTGGACGCCGACCGCGAGCTGGTGCGGCAGATGGTCTATCGCGGCTTACGGCTGCCCGATCTGGTGAATCGCGAGCGCGCCCGTCTCGATTTTCGCTCGACGCTGTCCTTGTTGCTGGCCCAGGGCCAACGCCGCCACGAGATCGACCCCGGGGCCGACATCGATTTCGTGGCCGATACGCTGTACATGCTCTATTTTCAGCAGGTCGTCGGTTGGTGTACGACCGACTTCTCCGGCTCGTTGGCGGCCCGGCTGGACAGGGTGGTGGAGCTGGTGTTCGGGGGGATCGAAGGGGATCGAAGGCGTTAGTTGTGGTTGTAACGACTTCAGTGTTCTACGCCAGTGTTCTACTCCGTAGTAACGACTTCAGTCGTTCTACTCCGTAGTAACGACTTCAGTCGTTCTACTCCGCAGAAACGACTAAAGTCGTTACTACAAAGCGCGCTGCCACTTTTGGCTTTCTGGCCGCGAGAAAGGTATCCTTGCCGGATGGCTGGCGCCCGGCGCCGGCCCATCCCCTTTCCCGGAGTTTGCTCGTGATCGTCCCCGCCACCCTGACCCCCTTCAGCCGCAGTGTCATCCTCGAAGCCCTGCAATCGGCCCATCGTCGCCAGAGCCTGGCCCTGGGTTGCCAGCCGCACCCCGGCGAAGCAGCCGACGCTGCCATCCTCTGGGATCAGCAAGCGCTGGCCGGGCTGGTCGTCCAGAGCTGGGGGGTGGAGAACGAACGCATCGCCCATCTGACCGGCCTGCCCGCCAGCCCCGTCGCAGCGGCGGGGCGCGGCCCACGCCACGGGGCCAAAGCCGCCGATGAGTTAGCGGCCGAACTGCCCGCCCGCCAGGAAAGGCTGCGCGGTTGGGCGCGGCGCGTGTTTGCGATGCGGTGGAGCCAGGCGCAGCTGTTGCAGGTGATGGAGGAAATCGAGCCGCTCACGACCGACGCCTGCCTTGATGAACAGGGCGCGGCGGCGGCGGCGCTGGGCAGCTACGCCTCCTTGTGTGAACTGGCGTCCGGCTGGAAACTTGGCCCCACCGCCCTCCTCGACATCGTAGCCGGGATCGAAACGCCCACCGGGACGATGGTTGCCGACCTGCTCGCCGGTCTCGACGCCGAAGCATTGCTGGCCCGCTACGGCCACCGCGGAGACACTGAATTGGAACTGGCGGCGTCACGGCTGGCCGAGACCGGATTCGGCGCCCCGCCAGCAGATGAAAGCGGCGCTACGGCCTGGCAACCCGCCGTCGCCCAGGCCCGACGCGGCCAGGCCGAAGCCGAACTGAGCGGCCAGGCGGGGTTGCTGCGCCGCGGGGCGGTGCGCAAAGCCATCGCCCAGGCGCAAGCGATGCTAAAGGCGCACGGCCAGGCGGAGGACGGGCTGGCCTGGGTGCTGGCGGCGGTCAGACGGTGGGCGTTGGCAGCCGGAAGCGAGGGCGCCAAGGACGGCCGCCTGGACTCCGTCGAGGATATTTTCTGGCTGGAGTTGGAAGAGATCAAGCAGATGATGACGGGCGAATGGCACAGCCGCGACCATGTCCAACCGCTCATCAGCGAGCGGCGGCAGGCAAGGGCGGCGCTGTCAGGACAGGCCGCCTCACCGAGCCGGCCGCTTGGCATCGCCGGCGGCAGCCTCACGGCCCCATTTCAGCGGCTGGATTCACCCACCGAAGCGCTCATTCCGGGCGCCATTCTCGTGGCCGAGCGGATTACCCCAGCCTGGGCGCCTGCCATCGGCCGGGCGGCAGGGCTGGTGGTCGAGCGGGGCGATTTTCTCTGCCAGGCGGCCGCCGTGGGCCGGGCGGGCGGGCTGCCGACGCTGGTGGCGGCGGCAAAGGCGGCGCCGGCGGCAATGGCGGGGATTCTGGCGCTCGATCCGGCCCATCATCAGGCTGCCCTGGCCGCATGACCCCGTGCTACTCCGAAGGTATTAGTAACTTTTACACCCATTGTGGCCAGTGCAGGGCCAAAGATAACCCGCAATCGGTATTGCCGACGGCCCAATCCTTTGCTATGGTGTCATTGTAGCTCAAACGGGCGCACCCAACCTGCTTCATCGAAGAATCACCGCTGTCGTATCCAAAACTCACTCACCCTTCAGGAGTCGCAACCATGACCAAACGCTACTTGCTTCTCGCCTTGAGCTTTGCCCTGTTGCTGGCATTGCTGGCCCTTCCCGTGGCCGCCCAGAGTTTCCCCGATCCCGGCACCGGCTCGACCGTGACCGAGCTGGCCAACAAGACCGCCAATGCGGCCCAGGTCAGCATCTTCTACTACGACCAGAATGGTTCCTCCATCGCCGGCCCCTCGCCCAGCATCCCCGGCAATGGCTCGGTCGCCATCGACCCGGCCAGCAGCCAGCTGCCCCAGGGCTTCAATGGCGCTGGCGTCGCATCTTCGAACCAGCCGCTGGCCGCAGTGGTGGAGACTGACTACACCGGTGGGCCTGGCGATGGCTTCCAGATGGGCTTCTACACCGGCGTCTCGCAGGGTTCGGCCAAGATCTGCTTCCCCTCGCTGTGGAAGGTCTCCGGCGCCAACGCCATCATCAGCAGCTTCGCCGTCCAGAACACCGGCACTTCGGCTGCGGCCGTTGAGTTGACCTATGTCAGCCGCGATGGCACCAGCCAGGGCACCTTCAACGACAACATCCCCGTGGGCGCTCAGCACACCTACGACCTGGCCACCCCCGGCGGCGCCGTGCCTAACGTGCCCCTGGGTTGGGAAGGCTCGGCCAGCGTGCGCGTGACCAACGGCGGCACCGTCGCCGGCGTGGCCGTGATCAACCGCGGCGGCTCGAACCCGGCTGCGGCCCGCACTGAGGATTACAACGCCAGCGACTGCGCCAACGTCAGCGGCGCCACAACCCTGGTGGCCCCCACCGCCTACCGCGTCAAGAACCCCAACTGGACACAGTGGTCGGCCCTGAACGTGCAGAACCTGTCGAACAACACCGCCAACGTGACCTATCAGTTCACGCCCCGCAACCCCGCCAACCCCAGCCTGACCGTCAACGGCACCATTGCCCCCAACGCTGCTCAGGGTATCAACACCCGCACCGGCGGCAACTTCCCGGCTTCCACCTTCAATCCGCTCGATGCCGCTCCGTCCTGGGACGGCACTGTGACCGTGACCTCGGATCAGCCCGTCGTCGGCACCGTCATCACCCAATGGGATCGCAGCGGCAGCCTGGAATCCGGCTTCTACTCGGCCGTCAGCACCACCCAGGGCGCCACGAAGTGGTTCTCGCCCAATGTCAAGCGCATCGTTTCGGGCAGCAACTGGTCGAAGTGGAGCGCGGTGGTGGTGCAGAATCTGGGCAGCAGCAACCTGGACGCCACCATTGCCTTCTACAATCGCAGCGGCACCAAGGTGCTCGAATTCGCCAATGAGAGCATCGCCCCCAGCGCCTCGGTCGGTTACAACACCCGCACCGGCGGCAACAAGCCCGCTTCCGCCTTCGACCCGCTCGGCGGCGCCTACGAAGGTCATGTAGTCGTCACCAGCAACAACGGCCAGCCGATGGTCGTCGTCCTGAACGGCGTCGTGCGTGTGCCGGGCGGCGCTTCGGGCACCACCAACGGCGTCCCCGAATAAGTCACCTTCCTCTCCCTCCTCTTTTGCTGAGCCGCCGGTGATTGCCGGCGGCTCAGCCGCGTTTTGGGCTGTGATGCAGCATTGCTAACCTCGCCGGGCCGTGGAACGGACCCGGCTATCGGGTGGAAGGACCTACGGGCCTGGTCGTCCGACCGGATGCGAATTGCCTCTGGGTGGGCAACTTCGGTTTTGTCGTTCAGCCACGGCATGGTGTAGTCTCTGCTGCGCGCGGCTGTTCCTGCGCCCCACCTTTCATCCCCATCCCCGGAGTCACTGCTTGCCTACCGATAGCCTCGTCCACGGCCGCCTCAGCGAACAGCTGCAGGAGGCAGTCAGCGACCACTTCGCCATCGACGCCATCCGTTTCGACGTCCCCTTCGGCCGTTTCGGCCATGCCATCCGCCTCAACGGGCGCTTTCTTTCCCCCACGGCAGCGGCCTTCGATGCCATTTCCGCCCGCGCCGCGGCCCACAGGCTGCTGATCTTCTTCCGCCAGGAGGGTGGGGAGCAGGTCATCTACGCCGTGCAGGATGCGCTGCCCACGCTGCGCCCACGCTGGGGATTGGCCGCCGGCCTGTTCGCGGCCACGGTGGCCTCGGTGTTCCTCACCGGCGGGCTGAACGAGACTGCCAACGGAGGCATCGGCATCAACTGGAGCGATGGCCTGGCCTTCGCCTTGCCGTTGATGACCATTTTGCTGGCGCACGAGTTGGGCCATTTCTTCGTCGGCCGGCGCTACAAGATGGCCGTCAGTCCGCCCTATTTCATCCCTCTGCCCATCGTTTTGTTGGGCACCCTGGGCGCCGTCATCCTGATGCTGGCGCCGCCGAAGAATCGCCGCCAGCTTCTGCAGATGGGCGCCGCCGGGCCGCTGGCGGGCCTCGTCTTCGCCATCCCGCTGCTCATCTACGGGCTGAGCAGATCGTCGGTCGGGCCGCTTCCCGCCGGGCCGTTCATACTCGAAGGCAATTCGATCTTCTACGGCGGGCTGAAGTATCTGCTGTTCGGCCAATGGCTGCCGGGCAACGGGCTGGATGTCAACCTCAACAACATCGCCTTCGCCGCCTGGGCGGGGGTGCTGATCACGGCCCTGAACCTGATCCCCGCCGGGCAGTTCGACGGCGGCCATGCCGCCTTCACGCTGTTCGGCCAGCGCATCCGCCCGCTCACCTGGGTGCTGATCGGGCTGCTGGCCGGGCTGGCTGTGCTGACGCAGTACTGGGGCTGGCTGCTGTGGGCGGGGATGCTGTTCATGTTCGGCCAGGTCTACGCCACGCCAATGGACGACCTGACGCCGCTCGACGGCAAGCACAAGGCCCTGGCCGTTCTGATGCTGGTGCTGTTCGTGCTCTTGTTTACGCCGATACCGATACGGATGATGGGGGGGTAGGGCGTGTTCCGTGTTCCGTGTTCCGTGGTGCGTGGTGCGTCGCTGTGATGGGCCAGCGGTCGGATCGCTGCGAGCGATCCGACCGCTCCCTTGATAGCGGAGTCAGCACCCCCAGGTGCGGCTTGTGTGCACGTGACCCGCACGTGGCGTGCTCGGAAATGATTGCGGAGTCAGCACCCCCAGGTGCGGATTCTTCACCCTTCGTGGCGAGCAAACGTTTGAAGACCTCATACATACAGAGCGTGGGTACAACCAAGTCAGCAACCTTCTGAATGGATGGAGCGAAAAAATCAGCATTTGCGCCGTCTGTGAAGTACTCTAACCAGCCCGAAGAGTCGACGACGTTCCTCATCGATCCTCCTCCGCTTCTTCACGCAGGTTGTCCGCATCGATCCCTTGAAACATCCCCCGTGCCTCTTCGATAGACGGCACGATCACCAGGCGCATGCTCTTCTGATAGGGAATGAACATCATTCGCTGACCTGGTCGCAAGAGAAACTGCTCGCGGATGGGGCGCGGGATGACGATTTGGTATTTGGCCGAAATGGTAGTGATCGCATCCATCGTTTTACATCTCCTGATCGAACGGCTACAGTAAAACAATTGTAGCACACTACCGCTCGTTTGGTATGGGCGCGGTCAGCGGCGAAGGTGCGGCTTGTGCAGAAGACCCGCACGTGGGCGTGCTCGACTCCGCAGAAATCGGCCAGCGGTCGGAGCGCTGCGAGCGCTCCGACCGCTCCGCTATCCGCGTCCACAAAACCTCAGCCACCGCCCCCGCCGCCGGCGTGGATGCCGCCCTCGGTCAGCTTGGCCGGGTCAAGAAGATCGTCTAGCTGCTCGCGGGTGAGGCTGGTCATCTCCAATGCCACATCCTTGAGGCTGCGGCCCTCGGCATAGGCCGTCTTGGCTACCTTCGCGCCCAGCTCGTAGCCGATGACCGGGTTGAGCGCTGTCACCAGGATGGGGTTCTTGTCCACCAGCCCCCCGATCCGCTGCTCGTTGACCACGAACCCGGCGATGGCCTTGTCGGCCAGCACACGGGCGGCGTTGCCCAGGATCTTCTCGGAGAACAGCAGGTTGTGGGCAATCACGGGCAGCATGACGTTGAGCTGAAACACGCCCGATTGCCCGCCGATGGTCACGGTTACGTCGCTGCCGATGACTTGGGCGCAGGCCATCAGCATCGCCTCGGGGATGACCGGGTTGACCTTGCCTGGCATGATGCTGGAGCCGGGCTGGAGGGCGGGGAGGGCGATCTCGCCCAGGCCAGCGATGGGACCGGAGTTCATCCAGCGCAGGTCGTTGGCGATCTTGATCAGGCTGGCGGCCACGGTCTTGAGCTGGCCGCTGAGTTCCACGGCTGCATCGGGCGCCGACAGCGATTCGAAGAAATTGTCGTTGGCCCGGAAGTTGCAGCCGCTCCAGTCGGCGAGGATGGCGGCGACGCGGGCGCCGAACTCAGGATGGGCGTTGATGCCCGTGCCCACCGCCGTCCCGCCCTGCGCCAACTCCCCCACCCGCACCAGCGCTGCTTCGATGCGCTCGATGCCCTTGCGCACCTGCGCCGCCCAGCCGCTCATCTCCTGGCCCAGCGTGACCGGCATGGCATCCATCAAGTGCGTGCGACCGGTCTTGACCACATGGCCCACGGCCTCGGCTTTGGCGATGATGGTTTCGTGCAAGTGGCGGAGGCCGGGGAGCAGGACATCGTTGGCCTCCAGGTAGGCGGCGACATTGATCGTGGTGGGGATCACGTCGTTCGACGACTGGCTCATGTTGACGTGGTCGTTGGGATGCACCTTGCGGCCAAGCGAGCGCGTGGCCAACGTGGCGATGACCTCATTGGCATTCATGTTGGTGCTGGTGCCGGAGCCGGTTTGGAAGATGTCGATGGGGAACTGCGCGTCCCACTTCCCGTCTGCCACCTCGCGGGCGGCCTGGATGATGGCGGCGGCCATGTCGGCGGGCATCAGCCCCAGGTCGAGATTGGCCTGGGCGCAGGCGGCCTTCACCAGCCCCAGGGCGCGGATGAAACTGCGCGAGAAGGGGACGCCGCTGATGGGGAAGTTATCCACCGCTCGCTGCGTCTGGGCGCCATAGAGCGCCTCTGCCGGCACGCGCACCTCACCCATCGAGTCTTTTTCGATTCGGTAGTCATTCATTTTGTTTTTTCCCTATCGAGTTTTGAGCGAAAGTGAATGAATCAGCCACGAATTTCACGAATGACACGAAAATGATCGGTAGGACTTCGTGAAAAGACGTGAAATGCGTGGCCGACAGAAGTCTTATCGAGAGTATAACGGCTACGGAAGCGCCCGGCTATGATCCAGGTCAGTCGAACCACATCCGCTTGAAATCTTCGTAGTAGTGCAGGCTGTCGTCCGGCCCCTGCTCGGCCCAGCGCTCGCGCACCCACTTCTCCATCTCGTCCAGGCTGTCGAACTGGCTGACATGCTGGCGCAGGGCTGCGATCTTGACATCGATCTCAGCGGTGATGTCGACTTTGTGGTTCGGCTGATCGACCATGCAAAGCCACAGTTCGCGGATGCTATGGGGCATCAGGCCCTCGGCCAGCAGGTCGGGGAAGAACATAGGGTTGCCGGCGGCCGGGAAGACAGCCTCGATCGTGGCCATGCCGGCGTTGCGATGGTCGGGGTGGTTGATGTAGTTGTCGCCGCGGAAATAGGCTTCGGGATTCTGGCAGATGATCACATCCGGTTTGAGTTGGCGGATGATGCGCACCAGGCGCTTCCGCAATTCGCGCGTCGGCTGCAAGAAGCCATCTTCCTCGCCCATGAAGATCACATCCTTCACCCCCAGGACTGCCGCCGCCCGGCGTTGTTCCTCCATCCGCTTCTCCACCACTTGCGACACGGTGACACCCAAATCGTGGTTGCCCTTGTCGCCGCCGGTGAGGACAACGTAAGTGGCGGTCCCGCCTTTGTCTGTGTGCTGTTTGATCACCCCACCACTACAGAATTCGGCGTCATCGGGATGGGCCATGATGACGAGGATGTGCTGGATGGGTGGGGTTTGATCGGATGCTTCCATGATGGCTCCTAGTGTTTGGGGCGTCGCTTCTTCAGCTTGAGCGAGCGGGGAATGGGTCGGGGAGAAGACGGCGTCTGCGCTATCTTCTCGCGAAAAAGCTGGTAGTGGCGCTTGATGCGCTCGACATAGGCGGGGTCAGTCAGCAAGACATCCCCGGCCAGTTGCAGAAGGGTGGGCGCCAGACGGCTCTGTGGGCTTAGGGAGTTCAAGGCGTCTGGCTACCGTGGGTTTAGACAACAGAGACCCTCGCCGGAAGGCAAGGGTCTCTGTTCGCGAATTCGCAAGCGGAGAGGATCAGGGCGCCGAGTTGTAGCCGGGGCCGGACTTGAAGAAGGCGGCGTTGAACTCGATCGCCTGCGAAAACTCGGCCGGCACATCCGGTTCGGGGAAGATGGCTTCGACCGGGCATTCGGGCACGCAGGCGCCGCAATCGATACAGGTGTCGGGATCGATGAAGTACCAGGGCCACTGGCCTTCGGGAAAACCAGGCACGATGCACTCGACCGGACAGACTTCGGCGCAGGCGCCATCGCGGATGCAGGTATCAACGATTACATGGGGCATGGAGTAGCGACCTCGATGAGAGCAGCAAGATGGCTGTGAGCGGGAGGCGAGTCAGACCCCGCCAACCTCCGGCAATTGTAGTAGGGCCAGGGGCAGCCTGTCAAAACAACACAGCCTTCAGACCGAAACTCTCAGCGCCTCGAGCTCACACCGCCGCCCTCACGTCCACGATCTCGTGGTCAGGGGTTGCCGCCAGCGCCGCCATGGCCTCATCGACCTTGACATCGCTGATCTTGAGCACCATATCATAGTAGCCGGGGGCGCGGCGGGCCGGGAAGCTGCCCACGCCGGTGATGCCCCAACCGTGCGCCGCCACCACCCCGAAGATCTTGGCAAACTCGCCTTTGCGGTCCGGGACGCGCACCGTCACCCGGATGCCCTCGGCGCGGATGCCGAGCATCTCCTGGAAGGCGCGCAGCAGGTCGGTCTCGGTGAGGATGCCCGTCACCACTTCATCTTCGATCACCGGCAGACAGCCGATCTTGTGTTCGGTCATGACCCTGGCCGCGCGCTCGACCGTGCGGTCGGGGCCGATGATTTGGACGTGCTCG
The window above is part of the Caldilineales bacterium genome. Proteins encoded here:
- a CDS encoding PIG-L family deacetylase; this translates as MEASDQTPPIQHILVIMAHPDDAEFCSGGVIKQHTDKGGTATYVVLTGGDKGNHDLGVTVSQVVEKRMEEQRRAAAVLGVKDVIFMGEEDGFLQPTRELRKRLVRIIRQLKPDVIICQNPEAYFRGDNYINHPDHRNAGMATIEAVFPAAGNPMFFPDLLAEGLMPHSIRELWLCMVDQPNHKVDITAEIDVKIAALRQHVSQFDSLDEMEKWVRERWAEQGPDDSLHYYEDFKRMWFD
- a CDS encoding phasin family protein; the encoded protein is MKTIKRYPNRKLYDLERKHYVTLDDIALFIQEGEDVQVLDHDTGEDLTSVTLSQIIFEREKKRSGFLPQTVLMTLVRTGGGTLEYLRRSLNSSLGALRMLEEEIDHRLDALVARGELAQEEAERLRQEIFTNASSAAREMMPDRRVEAALHRLNVPSSRDVRGLQEQVDELMRRVDTLLDQVQPSPRSEHSLQDDENRAGS
- a CDS encoding AbrB/MazE/SpoVT family DNA-binding domain-containing protein, with product MDAITTISAKYQIVIPRPIREQFLLRPGQRMMFIPYQKSMRLVIVPSIEEARGMFQGIDADNLREEAEEDR
- a CDS encoding ferredoxin family protein, whose translation is MPHVIVDTCIRDGACAEVCPVECIVPGFPEGQWPWYFIDPDTCIDCGACVPECPVEAIFPEPDVPAEFSQAIEFNAAFFKSGPGYNSAP
- a CDS encoding patatin-like phospholipase family protein — its product is MNQIPTSDPAQPSAERSKTALVLAGGGLTGAVYEIGALRAIDELLVNRTAQDFDIIVGTSAGALIGAMLAKGLTPGEMMEMLDGSHPELNKIRPDHLFSFNTSEFKRRSLRLPRTIKGAISHYLRNRSDMNVFDVLWSLLEVLPSGLYDNASLVDFVRQNLAERGLSDDFDTVCSDLYIIATDLDTGDRVVFGREPWRDTPLSAAIAASSAVPLLYRPVRLGANELVDGGLRGTASLDLAVEAGAKLIVCINPLVPIDNSHREGVPLLGPDGRYISDKGFQAVGSQILRIVMQSGLDYHVKQLRRRHPDVDIIVIEPRRDDYKMFFYNIMRYSARVTIAQHGFESVTLGLADRYPELKATLARHGLEITRRFVIEDLAAIQQSGNNLEVVRDLIEQGDQRRQRRRGATNTTKSLQQTLAELDGVIAVLEQRSNLSRTTAGSTAP
- a CDS encoding class II fumarate hydratase; protein product: MNDYRIEKDSMGEVRVPAEALYGAQTQRAVDNFPISGVPFSRSFIRALGLVKAACAQANLDLGLMPADMAAAIIQAAREVADGKWDAQFPIDIFQTGSGTSTNMNANEVIATLATRSLGRKVHPNDHVNMSQSSNDVIPTTINVAAYLEANDVLLPGLRHLHETIIAKAEAVGHVVKTGRTHLMDAMPVTLGQEMSGWAAQVRKGIERIEAALVRVGELAQGGTAVGTGINAHPEFGARVAAILADWSGCNFRANDNFFESLSAPDAAVELSGQLKTVAASLIKIANDLRWMNSGPIAGLGEIALPALQPGSSIMPGKVNPVIPEAMLMACAQVIGSDVTVTIGGQSGVFQLNVMLPVIAHNLLFSEKILGNAARVLADKAIAGFVVNEQRIGGLVDKNPILVTALNPVIGYELGAKVAKTAYAEGRSLKDVALEMTSLTREQLDDLLDPAKLTEGGIHAGGGGGG
- a CDS encoding TetR/AcrR family transcriptional regulator, whose product is MASPTVVVTTTMSSPNANGISRRESNKHAKRQRLLTESLRLFREKGFEQTTVAEITVAAGVAKGTFFNYFPTKEDVLLALGEQTLGKLQVVEASQMFRSDTVQDKVKALFQALAAGLDADRELVRQMVYRGLRLPDLVNRERARLDFRSTLSLLLAQGQRRHEIDPGADIDFVADTLYMLYFQQVVGWCTTDFSGSLAARLDRVVELVFGGIEGDRRR
- a CDS encoding site-2 protease family protein, which translates into the protein MPTDSLVHGRLSEQLQEAVSDHFAIDAIRFDVPFGRFGHAIRLNGRFLSPTAAAFDAISARAAAHRLLIFFRQEGGEQVIYAVQDALPTLRPRWGLAAGLFAATVASVFLTGGLNETANGGIGINWSDGLAFALPLMTILLAHELGHFFVGRRYKMAVSPPYFIPLPIVLLGTLGAVILMLAPPKNRRQLLQMGAAGPLAGLVFAIPLLIYGLSRSSVGPLPAGPFILEGNSIFYGGLKYLLFGQWLPGNGLDVNLNNIAFAAWAGVLITALNLIPAGQFDGGHAAFTLFGQRIRPLTWVLIGLLAGLAVLTQYWGWLLWAGMLFMFGQVYATPMDDLTPLDGKHKALAVLMLVLFVLLFTPIPIRMMGG
- a CDS encoding CBS domain-containing protein; protein product: MLVNDCMTRHPILISPRMPAAEAQQIMAENNIRHLPVVGSGKKLLGLITRQCLAIKPDALASLNVWEISRFLANMTVERVMVRSEHVQIIGPDRTVERAARVMTEHKIGCLPVIEDEVVTGILTETDLLRAFQEMLGIRAEGIRVTVRVPDRKGEFAKIFGVVAAHGWGITGVGSFPARRAPGYYDMVLKISDVKVDEAMAALAATPDHEIVDVRAAV